A single window of Pseudarthrobacter defluvii DNA harbors:
- the metG gene encoding methionine--tRNA ligase, whose protein sequence is MTAPEKTPFYITTAITYPNGVPHIGHAYEYIATDAMARFKRLDGYDVMFLTGTDEHGMKIAQTAEKEGITPKELVDRNAGIYQAAHAALGISYDRFIRTTDADHYAASQAIWKKMEANGDIYLDKYEGWYSVRDEAFYAEDETVVKDDGVRYSKETDTEVTWTAEESYFFRLSAYQDKLLALYESHPEFGAPQYRFNEVISFVKRGLEDLSISRTTFDWGVPVPGNDKHVMYVWVDALTNYLTGVGYPDTESEKFRKFWPADVHIIGKDISRFHAIYWPAFLMSAGLELPKRVMIHGFLHNNGVKMSKSLGNVVAPADFVARYGLDQVRFFFLREVPFGADGSYNHEAIVGRMNADLANNFGNLAQRSLSMVAKNCGAAVPTPGAFTAEDNAILAQANGLLEASRAAFDKQEFSRALEAIWGVLHHTNAYFAEQAPWVLRKTDVERMNTVLYVTLEVLRIVAVLAQPVMPNASAKLLDALGQPQGEARQFTAIATPIVPGTELPAPTPVFPKFEEPAE, encoded by the coding sequence GTGACTGCTCCAGAGAAAACGCCGTTCTACATCACCACGGCCATCACCTACCCCAACGGCGTGCCGCACATTGGACACGCCTACGAGTACATTGCCACCGACGCCATGGCCCGCTTCAAGCGGCTGGACGGCTATGACGTGATGTTCCTGACCGGCACCGACGAGCACGGCATGAAGATTGCCCAGACGGCGGAGAAGGAAGGCATCACGCCCAAGGAGCTGGTGGACCGGAACGCCGGGATCTACCAGGCGGCGCACGCCGCCCTGGGCATCAGCTACGACCGCTTCATCCGCACCACCGACGCCGACCACTACGCGGCGTCGCAGGCCATCTGGAAGAAGATGGAAGCCAACGGCGACATTTACCTCGACAAGTACGAGGGCTGGTACTCCGTCCGTGACGAGGCCTTCTACGCCGAGGATGAGACGGTGGTGAAGGACGACGGCGTGCGCTACTCGAAAGAGACGGACACCGAGGTGACGTGGACGGCGGAGGAGAGCTACTTCTTCCGGCTGTCCGCCTACCAGGACAAACTGCTGGCCCTCTACGAGTCCCACCCGGAGTTCGGCGCCCCGCAGTACCGGTTCAACGAGGTCATCAGCTTCGTCAAGCGCGGCCTGGAGGACCTGTCCATCAGCCGCACGACCTTCGACTGGGGCGTCCCGGTCCCCGGCAACGACAAGCACGTCATGTACGTCTGGGTGGACGCGCTCACCAACTACCTCACCGGCGTGGGCTATCCCGACACCGAGTCGGAGAAGTTCCGGAAGTTCTGGCCTGCCGACGTGCACATCATCGGCAAGGACATCTCCCGGTTCCACGCCATCTACTGGCCTGCCTTCCTGATGAGCGCAGGGCTTGAGCTGCCCAAGCGGGTCATGATCCACGGCTTCCTGCACAACAACGGGGTCAAGATGTCCAAGTCCCTGGGCAACGTGGTTGCCCCGGCGGACTTCGTGGCCCGCTACGGCCTGGACCAGGTGCGGTTCTTCTTCCTGCGCGAGGTTCCGTTCGGTGCGGACGGAAGCTACAACCACGAGGCCATCGTGGGCCGCATGAACGCGGACCTGGCCAACAACTTCGGCAACCTTGCCCAGCGCTCCCTGTCCATGGTGGCCAAGAACTGCGGCGCGGCAGTGCCAACGCCCGGCGCTTTTACCGCTGAGGACAACGCCATCCTGGCCCAGGCCAACGGTCTGCTGGAGGCTTCCCGCGCCGCCTTCGACAAGCAGGAGTTCAGCCGCGCCCTCGAGGCCATCTGGGGCGTACTGCACCACACCAACGCCTACTTCGCCGAACAGGCGCCCTGGGTCCTGCGGAAGACCGACGTCGAACGCATGAACACCGTGCTGTACGTGACGCTGGAGGTGCTGCGGATCGTGGCCGTCCTGGCCCAGCCGGTGATGCCCAACGCCTCGGCCAAGCTCCTGGATGCGCTCGGCCAGCCGCAAGGCGAGGCACGGCAGTTCACGGCGATCGCCACCCCGATCGTTCCGGGCACTGAACTGCCCGCTCCCACCCCCGTGTTCCCGAAGTTTGAGGAACCTGCGGAGTAG
- a CDS encoding 3-isopropylmalate dehydrogenase, which translates to MSASSIDLAVIPGDGIGPEVIAEALKVLEKAVAAEGVELQQTHYKLGAEHWLATGETLPDHVLEDLKKRDAILFGAVGAAPGDTRIPSGIIEREMLLKLRFSLDHYVNLRPSRLYGTVGSPLANPGTIDFIVVREGTEGPYVGNGGTLRAGTPHEVATEVSLNTAHGVERVVRDAFRRASLRERKHVTLVHKHNVLVYAGHLWKRTVEAVAQEFPEVTHDYLHVDAATIFMVTDPSRFDVIVTDNLFGDILTDLAAAITGGIGLAASGNINMDRTAPSMFEPVHGSAPDIAGQGKADPTAAILSAALLLDHLGYTEAARRIETAVAADVEKRDGTARSTSAVGDAIAAGL; encoded by the coding sequence ATGAGCGCATCCTCCATCGATCTTGCAGTAATCCCCGGCGACGGCATCGGCCCCGAGGTCATCGCCGAGGCCCTCAAAGTCCTCGAAAAGGCAGTGGCCGCGGAGGGTGTGGAGCTCCAGCAGACCCATTACAAGCTCGGCGCAGAGCACTGGCTTGCAACGGGCGAGACGCTCCCGGACCACGTCCTGGAAGATCTGAAGAAGCGCGACGCCATCCTCTTCGGTGCCGTGGGCGCTGCTCCCGGGGATACCCGCATCCCGTCAGGGATCATCGAGCGCGAGATGCTGCTCAAGCTGCGCTTCAGCCTGGACCACTACGTCAACCTGCGGCCCTCGCGGCTCTACGGAACGGTGGGCAGCCCCCTGGCCAACCCCGGCACCATCGACTTCATCGTGGTCCGCGAAGGGACCGAGGGGCCCTACGTCGGCAACGGCGGCACCCTGCGCGCGGGCACGCCGCATGAGGTTGCCACCGAAGTTTCGCTCAACACCGCGCACGGAGTTGAGCGCGTGGTCCGCGACGCTTTCCGCCGTGCCAGCCTGCGCGAGCGCAAGCACGTCACCCTGGTGCACAAGCATAACGTCCTGGTCTACGCCGGCCACCTGTGGAAGCGCACCGTCGAAGCCGTGGCCCAGGAATTCCCGGAGGTCACCCACGACTACCTCCACGTGGACGCCGCCACCATCTTCATGGTCACCGACCCGTCCCGCTTCGACGTGATCGTCACCGACAACCTGTTTGGCGACATTCTCACCGACCTTGCCGCGGCCATCACGGGCGGCATCGGCCTGGCCGCATCGGGCAACATCAACATGGACCGCACCGCGCCGTCCATGTTCGAGCCGGTGCACGGTTCCGCGCCGGACATCGCCGGCCAGGGCAAGGCGGACCCCACTGCGGCCATCCTCTCCGCCGCCCTCCTGCTGGACCACCTGGGCTACACCGAAGCCGCCCGCCGGATCGAAACGGCAGTGGCCGCCGACGTGGAAAAGCGCGACGGGACCGCACGCAGCACCAGCGCCGTGGGCGACGCCATCGCCGCCGGCCTCTAG
- a CDS encoding branched-chain amino acid aminotransferase, which produces MTQTAHGVEFTRQPSENPKSAEERAAILANPGFGNYFTDHTAIVDYSVDADGNGGWHDARIEPYGPIVLDPSAAVFHYGQEIFEGLKAYRHADGSVWTFRPDANAARLNKSARRLALPELPAEYFLSAIRELVAVDKEWVPSGDGEALYLRPFMIATEAFLGVRAAREVSFRVIASPAGNYFGGELKPVSIWISRQYARAGRGGTGDAKCGGNYAASLIAQQEAEANGCKQVLFLDQANDNAVEELGGMNVFFVMKDGSLATPALTGTILEGVTRMSVIQVAKDMGREVSERKITLDEWRDGVASGDITEVFACGTAAVITPIGVLKDATEFIGSEDAKAGEVTMAIREKLLGIQTGTEPDTHGWLTRLA; this is translated from the coding sequence ATGACTCAGACCGCCCATGGCGTCGAATTCACCCGGCAGCCCTCGGAGAACCCGAAGTCCGCCGAAGAGCGTGCAGCCATCCTGGCGAACCCGGGATTCGGCAACTACTTCACCGACCACACCGCCATCGTCGACTACAGCGTGGACGCGGACGGCAACGGCGGCTGGCACGACGCCCGGATCGAACCCTACGGTCCGATCGTCCTGGACCCCTCTGCCGCAGTCTTCCACTACGGCCAGGAGATCTTCGAAGGCCTCAAGGCTTACCGGCATGCGGACGGCTCCGTCTGGACCTTCCGCCCCGACGCCAACGCGGCACGCTTGAACAAATCCGCCCGCCGGCTGGCCCTGCCCGAACTGCCGGCCGAATACTTCCTCAGCGCCATCCGCGAGCTGGTGGCCGTGGACAAGGAATGGGTGCCCTCCGGCGACGGCGAAGCACTGTACCTGCGGCCCTTCATGATCGCCACCGAGGCCTTTCTCGGCGTCCGGGCTGCCCGTGAAGTCTCCTTCCGGGTCATCGCCTCGCCCGCCGGCAACTACTTCGGCGGCGAGCTCAAGCCCGTCTCCATCTGGATCTCACGCCAGTATGCCCGTGCCGGACGCGGCGGCACCGGTGATGCGAAGTGCGGCGGCAACTACGCAGCCTCGCTGATTGCCCAGCAGGAGGCGGAAGCCAACGGCTGCAAGCAGGTGCTGTTCCTTGACCAGGCCAACGACAACGCCGTGGAAGAACTGGGCGGCATGAACGTCTTCTTCGTCATGAAGGACGGCTCACTGGCCACGCCCGCGCTCACCGGCACCATCCTGGAAGGCGTCACCAGGATGTCCGTGATCCAGGTGGCCAAGGACATGGGCCGCGAAGTTTCCGAGCGCAAGATCACCCTGGACGAATGGCGCGACGGCGTAGCCTCGGGCGACATCACCGAGGTGTTCGCCTGTGGCACGGCCGCTGTCATCACCCCCATCGGGGTCCTCAAGGACGCCACCGAGTTCATCGGCTCCGAGGACGCCAAGGCCGGCGAGGTCACCATGGCCATCCGCGAAAAGCTCCTGGGCATCCAGACCGGCACCGAGCCGGACACCCACGGCTGGCTGACCCGCCTGGCATAA
- a CDS encoding MBL fold metallo-hydrolase: MTFASGPTLQRSSRLTQFILAPNPGPMSLDGTNSYLLRAPGHSSVVVVDPGPQDETHLAALAAAGAVELILVTHRHADHTAGSGRLHGLTGAPVRAMDFAHCHGGGAPLAHGEAIRAAGLDITVLATPGHTSDSACFHLPADGQNGSVLTGDTVLGRGTTVLDYPDGALGDYLASLDSLEALGAATVLPAHGPVLPSLEAIVRDYRTHREERLAQIRAVLGRLGRDATVGEVADAVYADVGPSVRRAAERSVAAQLSYLRGDGGDGQAATAGTVG, translated from the coding sequence GTGACCTTTGCTTCCGGGCCCACGCTGCAGCGCAGCTCCCGCCTTACCCAGTTCATCCTGGCCCCCAACCCCGGGCCCATGAGCCTGGACGGCACCAACTCCTATCTCCTGCGTGCCCCGGGCCATTCCTCCGTCGTGGTGGTGGACCCGGGTCCCCAGGACGAAACGCACCTGGCGGCACTGGCCGCGGCAGGAGCCGTCGAACTGATTCTGGTCACCCACCGGCACGCGGACCACACGGCCGGTTCCGGCCGCCTGCACGGGCTCACCGGGGCGCCGGTCCGCGCCATGGATTTCGCCCACTGCCACGGCGGGGGAGCGCCGCTGGCCCACGGGGAAGCCATCCGGGCGGCAGGGCTGGACATCACCGTGCTGGCCACGCCGGGCCACACCTCGGACTCCGCCTGCTTCCACCTCCCGGCCGACGGCCAAAACGGGTCGGTGCTCACGGGCGACACTGTCCTTGGCCGGGGGACCACGGTCCTGGACTACCCGGACGGCGCCCTGGGCGACTACCTCGCATCCCTGGACAGTCTGGAGGCACTGGGCGCTGCAACCGTCCTGCCGGCCCATGGCCCAGTGCTGCCGTCCCTGGAAGCCATCGTCCGCGACTACCGAACGCACCGGGAGGAACGGCTGGCGCAGATCCGCGCGGTGCTCGGCCGGCTGGGCCGGGACGCAACCGTCGGGGAGGTGGCTGACGCCGTCTATGCCGACGTCGGCCCTTCCGTCCGGCGCGCTGCCGAACGGTCGGTCGCGGCGCAGCTTTCCTACCTGCGCGGTGATGGCGGGGACGGACAGGCGGCGACGGCGGGAACGGTAGGGTAG
- a CDS encoding fumarylacetoacetate hydrolase family protein, which translates to MRIARFVVDSDPLYGVVEGEPGSEEITVIHGDPFFNGVERTSVRHKLEDVRLLAPIIPRSKVIGVGRNFVEHAKELGNEVPAQPLLFLKPNTAVVGPNDPVVLPEFSEEVSFEAELCVVIGRICKDVPEERVDDVIFGYTCGNDLTARDVQKTDLQWTRAKGFDTSAPLGPWIETDLDTEDLQIQGRLNGEVRQDGSTSQMIRGVRELVSLVSQAFTLLPGDVIMTGTPAGVGLVKEGDRFEVEIEGIGRLSNPIVRR; encoded by the coding sequence ATGCGTATTGCCAGGTTTGTAGTCGATTCCGATCCCCTGTACGGCGTTGTGGAAGGTGAACCGGGCAGTGAGGAAATCACTGTCATCCACGGCGACCCGTTCTTCAACGGCGTGGAGCGCACGTCCGTGCGCCACAAGCTGGAAGACGTCCGGCTGCTGGCGCCCATCATTCCCCGCAGCAAGGTGATCGGCGTGGGCCGGAACTTCGTGGAGCACGCCAAGGAACTGGGCAACGAGGTGCCCGCCCAGCCGCTGCTGTTCCTGAAGCCAAACACCGCCGTCGTAGGCCCCAATGACCCCGTGGTCCTGCCGGAATTCTCCGAAGAGGTCTCCTTCGAAGCCGAACTGTGCGTAGTCATCGGCCGCATCTGCAAGGACGTGCCCGAAGAGCGCGTGGATGACGTCATCTTCGGGTACACCTGCGGCAACGACCTCACGGCCCGCGACGTCCAAAAGACCGACCTCCAGTGGACCCGCGCCAAGGGCTTCGACACCTCGGCACCGCTGGGACCCTGGATCGAGACCGACCTGGACACCGAGGACCTTCAAATCCAGGGCCGGCTCAACGGCGAGGTGCGCCAGGACGGCAGTACCAGCCAAATGATCCGCGGCGTGCGGGAACTGGTGTCGCTGGTGTCGCAGGCATTCACCCTGCTGCCCGGTGACGTGATCATGACGGGCACGCCGGCCGGCGTGGGGCTGGTCAAGGAGGGCGACCGCTTCGAGGTGGAAATCGAGGGCATCGGCCGGCTCTCCAACCCCATCGTGCGCCGCTAG